The Nitrosococcus watsonii C-113 genome includes the window CCGAAGGCAGAGTTTGACCGGTTCTTCGCCAGGTTCGAAGTCGCGGTCAAGTAGAAAGCAATTGCTGTGGGGGGATTGCAGGAGGCGTTGCCCTAGGCGATAGTCATAGAGCACATCCGCATCCATTAATAAAATCTCTCCCCCGGCGCGGAGTTGATCCCGCAAGGACCATAAGCTGACGATGCTGCCTGCATTAAAATCAGCATTATATACAGTTTGTGGGCGAGGGAGGAATGCCAGTCTATCGAGTGCTTGTTCCACCTGCTCAGCCTGATAGCCTACCGCAATGGCGATATCTTGAACGCCTAACCGGGAAAGGATGAGAAGGTGGCGCTCAAGTAGGCTGTGGCCGCCGAATTCCAGCAAGCATTTGGGTTGGTTATGGTGATTGGCAAGGCGTTTGCCGCGACC containing:
- a CDS encoding phosphocholine cytidylyltransferase family protein — its product is MRALILAAGRGKRLANHHNQPKCLLEFGGHSLLERHLLILSRLGVQDIAIAVGYQAEQVEQALDRLAFLPRPQTVYNADFNAGSIVSLWSLRDQLRAGGEILLMDADVLYDYRLGQRLLQSPHSNCFLLDRDFEPGEEPVKLCLRKGLLVEFRKQIPAELHYDTIGESVGFFRFAEEMASRLADRCQHYLDQAHQEAPHEEAVRDLLLATPERFGIEDITGLPWIEIDFPEDIQQANNSILPYLQSLEPSAPNANI